Below is a genomic region from Pseudopipra pipra isolate bDixPip1 chromosome 6, bDixPip1.hap1, whole genome shotgun sequence.
GGAAGGACATCCGTGGTTGAATCCCTGTGTCCTTGGGGGTTAAAGCCTGGAGTGTTCCCTTGTTTTCGGGGCTGGGTGGCCTGGCTGGGATCAGGCTGTGCCCTTGTCCTCGTTAGCTGATGCAATAATCATTAGGCTGATTAGTCACAGGGTCTGCAAGATGCCTGGGAGGGCAGCATCGGCTTcccccagagcaggaggaatCCACAGTGCTCCGAGCCCTCTTGGTGGGAGCGCTGGGGAGATTGGGAAGGGCCACCGTGGAGGACGCTCCCGGTGTGCCCCTGGagctcagcccctgccctcTCCCGCAGATGAGTCGTCCCTGAAGATGAACCACGTGGAGCACATCCCGCAGACCTTGGCCAGCCACAGCGGGAGCCACCTCTGGGAGGCCCAGCAGGACGAGCACGGGGCCGACATGCTCAAGTCTgaccccagggacaccttcttCCTCAGTAAGTGCCTGGGAAGGGATCCTTGCTGATTCCCTGGGGGCGGAGGGGCTCGGGGGAGGAAAAAGGCAGGACCTGGGTACTGTGAGCGCTTGGATCATTGCTCTGCCCATCTCTTGGGTGGAGGTGTCTGCTGGGCTCCGTGGGGGGCTCGTTGGAGCAGCTTGGGAATGAGCTGCACCCACTTCTCCGCAGCCCCTGCCATCGAGGCCTCCCGTGTGGAGAACGTGCTGGTGCCCTGTGCCTACAGCCCCACCTACGTGGTGAAGGATTTCCCCATCGCCCGCTACCAGGGCCTGCAGTTCGTGAGTGTCTCCCTGCGGCGGGGACGGGGtcacactcccacacactccCACGGGGACACGccagagcccggggcaggggtGTTTCCAGCCGCTTAAAATCCAGGAGAAAGTGTTCCTCGCTGGAGGGCCGGGCTGAGCTTCCCCAGCCTGGCCTGAGAGGGTTGGAGTTAAAGCCCTGTGGGGTGTTTGAGGTGTTGGGGGGCCACGGTGGTGGCCTTGGGTCCCCGACTCGGGGTGACACAGCACGGTTGCCTCCCCAGGTCTACCTCTCGTTCGTGTACCCCAACGACTACACACGCCTCACTCACATGGAGACAGAGAACAAGTGCTTCTACAGGGAATCCCCTCTCTACCTGGAAAAGTAGGTGCTCTGGACCGGAATTTCGGGGTGGTACACGGAGGGGGCTGGTGTCAACAGCACTGAGATGATGCGTCCTCAGCTGTGTGTCCCCAAGCCCTGTCCCCCATGGAAGGGCTGCcccaggctggctctttccccATCTCCCAGGCACGTAGCAGCTTGAGCGCTGGCAGTGCTCCCGGATTTGGGAACCCCAGCTCCCTTGGCAGCCGGCGCGCTCCTCCCTTCCCGCCGGGCCCTCACCTTCCCTCTCCGTCTCCAGGTTTGGGTTCTATAAGTACATGAAGATGGATGAGGAGGAGGATCCGCGGCACCGAGCGTTTCTCTTCCTCAGCCCCGACAGTGAGTCaccccccacccacccacccccggCAGTGGGATTGCCGGGCACGGGGCCGAGCTCCCAGCAGCCAGTCCGCTCGGAGCTGCGGCTCATCGGGATcatccagcagtgctgggggctcCAGGAGGGCAGGGCCGTGTGGAGCAGCATCCCTCTGAGCATCCCTCTGAGCATCCTGCCTGGCTTGGCCACAGAGCACTGTGGGATGTGGGAAGCGGGACACTTGGTTGGGAtttgctctccctgctcccccaaaGCTGTGTACCCACATCTCCTGGGTTGGCCTGGGCAGTGGGCAGCAGGGACCGGACCCAGTGTGGAGTCTGGGGGTGATCGTGGAGCCTGGGGGTGCTCGTGGAGAAGCCAGAGGCTGTTCAGAGCCTGCCTTGGTTAGTTGGCAGCTTGGCAAAGCCCTGGCAGGTCGGGTTTGCTCCCAGATGAAGTAGGATTGGTGCCAAGGTGCAGCTGAGGTTTGGGGAGGGTAACAGGCATCCCCTGGTAGCCCCAGTGGGTATCCCCTgatgcccccagctctgctccctcacCTCAGCCACTCataggttcctctcctgctgggaACAAGCTCTGCCCCCTTGTCTTGGCCGCAGGGTGTTTATCTCTGCCTTCGCTCCCCAGATTTCCTCGAGGAtgatgaggaggaaggagtggacAGCCCTGAGCCCACAGACCCCCCTCCTGAGGCCAAGGAGCAGAGCTTTGGGCCGGCACCCGGAGCCAAAGGGAAGGATCCCCTGCCGGTCACCGGGGATTACGGAGACGACCTGGACTACTACAGCTTCCGACGGAAGCGGGGCTGGGCACGGGCCGAAGTGGGCACCCCTGGGCAGCTGGGGACGTGGAGCACCTCCAGCCCACCGGTGTCCCTCCAGGATCCCCGTGGCCAGGAGGATGCCACGCCGGAACAAGGCCCGGGACGGGCACTCCGTTGGCTGCCCCAGGAGCCCGGCGGGGACGAGGAGGATGAGCTGGGGCTGCCGGCGTCTCCAAAGCACGGCGGGGCCCTGAGCCTCCAGCCCCACCTCTCCGTGCCTATCTTTGGTGGCAAAGCCAAAACGCCGGGTCCCAGCAGGCCGGCGGCTCCCAGCGAGGACAAGAAGCCCCGGAAAGCCCAGGAGAAGGTCTATGTGACCCGGCTGCAGCCCGGGAAGCGCAAAGCCCCCGCCCAGGAGCCAGCCTTCCCTGGCATCTTCCTGCACCCAAAGCCTCTGAAGAGAGTCCACCTCCGCTCCAGGACCCCTCAGAAGCATCCCATTCCCCTCGGCAAGCTCCGAGCCGTCCCCGGCCGCCGGAGCCCCTGGCTCCTGAGCAACATctccaaggagaggaggaaaggtaGCAGGAGGTGGGATCGGCCACCCAAGCAGCGGGCACTGCCCGGCCTCCTCGCCCTGGGGACTGAGGGGCTCTTCAGCAGGGAGACCCACGAAGACACAACCCCTGCCCCGGGCAGGACAGCGGCCACCGCCGATTACAACTCCTCCGAGGCCGCGCGCTCCGAGGGGACGCGGGTGACGTCCTTCCTGAAGATGTCGGAAACAACGGCGtcgcagcaggaggagggaaagggccaggaggaggaggaagaggtgtCTGACTACTCCTACGAGGcgggggagctgcagcagggctggctggaggACTCCATCAACTGGCAGCGGACGTTCAGCGTCAGCTCCGTGGACTTCGAGCTGCTGCGCTCCGACTGGAACGACCTGCGCTGCAACGTGTCGGGCAACCTGCAGCTGAGCGAGAGCGAGGTGGTGGACGTGGTGGCCCAGTACATGGAGAGGCTCAACGAGAAGAACGGAGGGTAGGGAGGGAGCAGGGTGCCAGCGGGAGTTTGGGGGGCCGAGCCTGCGCCCCGCCAGGCTGGGCGGTGGGTCCTGGATCAGGGGAAGCGGAGCTCAGGGTGACGGGGATTTCGAGGTTTCTCCTTTCCCTGTAGCATCTACACCCTCCTGAGGATCATCAACGTGGAGAAGCGCCGGGATACAGCCCGGGGCAACCGGtacctgctggagctggagctgtcgGAGCGGGGCCAGCGCACGGTGCGGCTCTCCGAGTACGTCTACGTCCTCCTGCACCAGGGCAAGCAGGACGACAGCGCCGAGGCCAACCCCGACGGGCTGGCCCTGGGGGCCACTgagccccagcccagtgcctggagcaTCCTCTATGGAAAACCCGTCCTGTGCCGGCCCCTGCGGCTCAGCTGGAGGCAGGACGTCACGGTGCACTTCGTGGTGCCGGGTAGGTGGCAGCAGGACGAGGTTTGCCCGGGGAAGGGGGTGCTCTGGGAGCCCCCCCCCGCCGTGAGCCTGAGGGCCGTGTCTCTGGCAGTGAAGAACCAAGCCCGGTGGGTCCAGCAGTTCATCTCGGACATGGCCGGCCTCTACGGGGCTACGAGGGACACCAACTTCAACGTCATCCTGGTGGACTTCGACAGCGAGGACATGGATGTGGAGAAGGCCCTGCAGGACGCCCGGCTGCCCCGGTAACCCCCCGCACGGGTCCTGGCCCGCAGCCTCGGGGGGTCTGCGGGGCTCCCCACGGTGGGACAGGTGCTCACACaacctgctgctccctccccacccgcacagctccttccctcctcctcgTTTTTGGGCATTCAAGCTAGTTTTCCACACGGAGTTGGGGATTCAGGAGACTGTGACTCTGCAGGGGGACCCTTGGTGTGAGCTGTAGCACCTGGCCCTTACTGAGAAGGCCCCCTGCCCACGCTGATGGTCCCTGTCCccctcctggctgtgtccctgtcTGTCTCCAGTGCTACCTGCCCTGTCCTCTCTCCCCAGGTTCCAGTACCTGCGGCGCACTGGGAATTTCGAGCGCTCAGCTGGGCTCCAGGCCGGTGTGGACATGGTGGAGGTgagtgggacagggacagctctggCAGTGGCTTCTCTCCTGGGGCTGTTGTGCCTTGATTCCCCCCACCTGCGTCTGCCCCTCCCATAGGATGAGCACAGCATTGTGTTCCTCTGTGACCTGCACATCCATTTCCCACCCAACATCCTGGACAGCATCCGGAAGCACTGCGTGGAAGGGAAGCTGGCCTATGCACCCATCGTCATGAggctgagctgtggcagctccCCCCGGGAGCCCAATGGTGTGTTGCTCCTCACCCAGGACCCCTTTCCAGCCGGGAAACATCCCCTGCCCGCCCAAGGGCGCTGCGGTGCAGGGTTTGGATACAGCCGGGCTCGGATGTGGGGGAGAACGGGATTGCTTTGCTCGGGCAAGGTGGGATTCAAGCCCAAGGGTGCTCGAGGTGTGCTGGCTGTGATGCCCCTCAAAACTGGGCTGTCACCCAGAGCACCCCTTCGGGAGGTGGCAGTGAAGGGGATGGACTCGCAGTGGGAAGAGGGCTTGGGATGGGGAATCCCCATGGCTCCCAGGTGCTGGGGAGAGCCCAGAGGGGATGGTGTGGGCATTTGGGGGTCCCCTCCACCTCTCACCTCGTTGCTCCCCCCACCTCCAGGCTACTGGGAGGTGAATGGTTTTGGCCTCTTTGGCATCTACAAGTCGGACTTTGACCGCGTGGGAGGGATGAACACGGAGGAGTTCCGGGACCGCTGGGGCGGGGAGGACTGGGAGCTCCTGGACAGGTGAGCGTGGGGGTCCTGCAACCCCTGAGCCCCCAGGGAGCAGGGTCAGCCATCCGTGGGCCACATCcctctgtccatccatccctgaGCTGCATCcctctgtccatccatccctgagccctgtccctctgtccatccatctcctgagccccatccctccatccatccatccctgagccctgtccctctgtccatCCGTCCCTGAGCCGCATCcctctgtccatccatcccctgcgccctgtccctctgtccatccatctcctgagccccatccctccatccatccatgccCTGAGCCCTGTCCATCCATCTCTGAGCCCCATCCctccgtccgtccctccctgaGCCCTGTCCCTCTGTCTATCCATCCCCTGAGCTGCATTcctctgtccatccatcccaagctgcattcctctgtccatccatcccctGAGCCccatccctctgtccctccatccctgagCCCCGTCCCTCTGTCCGTCCATCCCTGAGCCCCGTCCCTCTGTCCGTCCATCCCTGAGCCCCGTCCCTCTGTCCGTCCATCCCTGAGCCCCGTCCCTCTGTCCGTCCATCCCTGAGCCCCGTCCCTCTGTCCGTCCATCCCTGAGCCCCGTCCCtccgtccatccatccctgAGCCacatccctctgtccctccatccctgagccctgtccctctgtccatCCGTCCCTGAGCCCCGTCCCTCCGTCCATCCGTCCCTGAGCCCCGTCcctctgtccatccatccctgagccctgtccctctgtccatCCGTCCCTGAGCCCCGTCCCTCTGTCCATCCATGCCCTGAGtcccctccatccatccctgagCCCCATCCctccgtccgtccctccctgaGCCCTGTCCCTCTGTCTATCCATGCCCTGAGCCGCATCCCTCCGTCCGTCCATCCCTGAGCCCCGTCCCTCTGTCCGTCCATCCCTGAGCCACATCCCTCTGTCCGTCCATCCCTGAGCCCCGTCCCTCTGTCCTTCCATCCCTGAGCCCCTTCCCTCCGTCCGTCCATCCCTGAGCCACATCCCTCTGTCCGTCCATCCCTGAGCCACATCCCTCTGTCCGTCCATCCCTGAGCCCCGTCCATCCCTGAGCCACATCCCTCTGTCCACCCATCCCTGAGCCGCGTCCCTCCGTCCGTCCATCCCTGAGCCATGTCCCTCCGTCCATCCATCCCCTGAGCTCCGTCCCTGAGCCCCGTCCCTCTGTCCGTCCCTCCCTGAGCCCCGTCCCTCCATCCACAGGGTGCTCCAGAGTGGGCTGGAGGTGGAGCGCTTGCGCCTCAGGAACTTTTACCACTACTACCACTCCAAGCGTGGCATGTGGAACGCCCGCAGCAAGAAGCCCTCCAAGGAATAGCCCCCGAGCCTGGCCCGTAGCCAAAAAACCCCGGTGCCCCCCTGTCCCCGACTGCCACACCCCAGTGCCGGCACGGAGGGCACCCCAGCACCCACTGCAGTTAtcctggggaagggggagcGGGGAGGGCCGAGGTGggtggtgtttgttttcttaaggGTCTAATTTCTTAGTCAGCAACGAATTTATTAACTCCTTTGTGCTGGGATGGCAGGTCCCAGGGGGGCTGGGCCAGGTCCcaaggggctgtgctgggtcctgggaggctgtgccaggctggggatgatGGAAGTGGAATAGGGGCACCCAAGATCCCCACTGGAGCTCACTTTGCAGCCCCTTTCCTGTTGTTGTCCCTCCCAAAATACCAAGTACCTCGTCCCTATGTCAGGCTGGGGAGCTGAGCTTTGGGGGAGCTGCCGGTACCCACAGGTATGAGGGGGCCCCTGAACCCACTGGGGCTGCCCTAATGCTCCTGCTCCCCTTCCAGGACCTGTGGAACCCctgtggagggaaggagggtCTGGCTGAGCCCTGCATTTGGGGACACGATGTGGGTggggggcagagccccaggggaggctgggctggggtggggaTAGGGCAGAGCCTGCAGCAGGTACGGGCAGATGACGTTTCCAAGCTAATTTCTGTGAAATTATAAGGTAGGAAGCTGTTTTCAGGAAGTTTTGtctgtttgggtttgtttttttttttattcttaaaaaaataaaatcaatgtcTTGGCTGGGAtttccctctgctccatcaTCCCCACACCTGGGCAGGGTCGCTGGTTGGCCTCTGTCCCTTGGTCCCTAAGGGTCCCCTCCCCGTGGTGAGAGCAGGCAGCAGTGttctgtgctgggaggaggaggagaaggaggaggaggcaccCTGTTTAATGCCCACATGCCCGGGCTTGCTGAGCCTCCGCCCCACACCTGGGCTCCACCCGGGCAGCCTCC
It encodes:
- the B4GALNT4 gene encoding N-acetyl-beta-glucosaminyl-glycoprotein 4-beta-N-acetylgalactosaminyltransferase 1, which codes for MPRLPVKKLRKQLKLLLLLALLTSAAWFTYLHISLVRQGRALRLPFAYGRDGERPGEVTDPGRRPAAAPARRRKAEDSSESREEDPMNDGQDVDGWFSRGQHSDRATTHPKLNLTKQALPWNEQYKGKANLHVFEDWCGGAVKHLRKNLHFPLFPHTRTTVKKLAVSPKWKNYGLRIFGYIHPFKDGDFQFSVASDDNSEFWLSSDDSPSNSRLAAFVGKLGTEWTAPGEFTKFSSQVSKPLRLMSSRRYYFELLHKQDDRGSDHVEVGWRVFLPSLKFEVIDSSYISLYTDESSLKMNHVEHIPQTLASHSGSHLWEAQQDEHGADMLKSDPRDTFFLTPAIEASRVENVLVPCAYSPTYVVKDFPIARYQGLQFVYLSFVYPNDYTRLTHMETENKCFYRESPLYLEKFGFYKYMKMDEEEDPRHRAFLFLSPDNFLEDDEEEGVDSPEPTDPPPEAKEQSFGPAPGAKGKDPLPVTGDYGDDLDYYSFRRKRGWARAEVGTPGQLGTWSTSSPPVSLQDPRGQEDATPEQGPGRALRWLPQEPGGDEEDELGLPASPKHGGALSLQPHLSVPIFGGKAKTPGPSRPAAPSEDKKPRKAQEKVYVTRLQPGKRKAPAQEPAFPGIFLHPKPLKRVHLRSRTPQKHPIPLGKLRAVPGRRSPWLLSNISKERRKGSRRWDRPPKQRALPGLLALGTEGLFSRETHEDTTPAPGRTAATADYNSSEAARSEGTRVTSFLKMSETTASQQEEGKGQEEEEEVSDYSYEAGELQQGWLEDSINWQRTFSVSSVDFELLRSDWNDLRCNVSGNLQLSESEVVDVVAQYMERLNEKNGGIYTLLRIINVEKRRDTARGNRYLLELELSERGQRTVRLSEYVYVLLHQGKQDDSAEANPDGLALGATEPQPSAWSILYGKPVLCRPLRLSWRQDVTVHFVVPVKNQARWVQQFISDMAGLYGATRDTNFNVILVDFDSEDMDVEKALQDARLPRFQYLRRTGNFERSAGLQAGVDMVEDEHSIVFLCDLHIHFPPNILDSIRKHCVEGKLAYAPIVMRLSCGSSPREPNGYWEVNGFGLFGIYKSDFDRVGGMNTEEFRDRWGGEDWELLDRVLQSGLEVERLRLRNFYHYYHSKRGMWNARSKKPSKE